In Candidatus Polarisedimenticolia bacterium, one DNA window encodes the following:
- a CDS encoding GWxTD domain-containing protein — MSTPPRRRGLRLAVILLLFSALPLGAAEEKDWNLPTKDWYQGPVRYLITKAEEKQYRGLGSEEERRKFIEDFWARRDADPSTPANEAELLFSRRVAEANHLFRDAPYPGWKTDRGKFYVLLGPPDEVQQGTATSPRGKEVPFFTWFYHQPRFPGMERDTEMRFIRTNSTEFELTDRLAMNRLEQLMGTPKLLAIQATAAQIPPEPQKLLDTIAASQPSIDPKRFRTHYDFFLAKDGSTSVLVTLGILRSDPPVNWVIYARFSDGTAAYDLARPDSFRTSDAAAGNVDGFRLYQGRVSVPPGTYSLFIGVRNPVTGE; from the coding sequence GTGTCAACCCCGCCGCGGCGCCGCGGGCTCCGGCTCGCCGTCATCCTGCTGCTCTTTTCCGCCCTTCCTCTGGGCGCCGCCGAGGAGAAGGACTGGAACCTGCCGACCAAGGACTGGTATCAGGGGCCGGTACGCTACCTGATAACCAAGGCCGAGGAGAAGCAGTACCGGGGACTGGGCTCCGAGGAGGAGCGCCGGAAATTCATCGAGGACTTCTGGGCGCGCCGCGATGCCGACCCCTCGACCCCGGCCAACGAGGCCGAGCTGCTGTTCAGCCGTCGTGTCGCGGAGGCCAACCATCTGTTCCGGGACGCCCCCTACCCGGGGTGGAAGACCGACCGGGGGAAGTTCTACGTCCTGCTGGGTCCGCCCGACGAGGTCCAGCAGGGAACCGCGACTTCGCCGCGCGGTAAGGAGGTTCCCTTCTTCACCTGGTTCTATCACCAGCCGCGCTTTCCCGGCATGGAACGCGACACCGAGATGAGGTTCATCCGCACCAATTCGACGGAATTCGAGCTCACGGATCGGTTGGCGATGAACCGGCTGGAACAGCTGATGGGAACGCCGAAGCTGCTGGCCATCCAGGCGACGGCGGCCCAGATCCCCCCGGAACCGCAAAAGCTCCTGGACACCATCGCCGCCTCACAGCCATCCATCGATCCGAAGCGCTTCCGCACCCACTACGACTTCTTCCTGGCGAAGGACGGAAGCACGTCCGTCCTGGTGACGCTCGGGATCCTGCGCTCCGATCCCCCCGTGAACTGGGTGATCTACGCCCGGTTCTCAGACGGCACCGCCGCCTACGACCTGGCCCGTCCCGACTCGTTCCGGACCTCCGATGCCGCCGCCGGGAACGTGGACGGCTTCCGCCTCTACCAGGGACGCGTCTCGGTCCCGCCTGGGACCTATTCGCTGTTCATCGGCGTGCGCAACCCGGTGACCGGCGAGC